In Zingiber officinale cultivar Zhangliang chromosome 11B, Zo_v1.1, whole genome shotgun sequence, a single window of DNA contains:
- the LOC122034944 gene encoding mannose-specific lectin-like produces MAVLVILFAVLLLLPSSMANNILYEGETLKTGQTLTEGVYTLTMQTNCNLVLSDNGHAVWSSNTGGKGTNCYLSVQTDGNLVIYDKATNVIWSSDTWSRWGGPYILILQRNRNVVLYDSKWSTNTYTANSEGVVIVKKDHNDTSITAEVVVPAADEPTNRKIAMVTNN; encoded by the coding sequence ATGGCTGTCCTTGTTATTCTCTTTGCCGTCCTCCTCCTCCTGCCTTCCTCCATGGCCAACAACATTCTCTATGAAGGCGAAACGCTGAAGACCGGCCAAACCCTCACAGAAGGGGTCTATACACTCACCATGCAGACAAACTGCAACCTTGTGCTGTCCGACAACGGCCATGCCGTGTGGTCCTCTAATACCGGCGGCAAAGGCACCAACTGCTACCTCAGTGTGCAGACCGACGGCAACCTCGTCATCTACGACAAGGCCACCAATGTTATTTGGTCGAGCGACACTTGGTCCCGTTGGGGGGgcccctacatcctcatcctgcAGCGCAACCGCAACGTCGTTTTGTATGACTCCAAGTGGTCCACCAACACCTACACCGCCAATTCCGAAGGCGTCGTGATCGTCAAAAAGGACCACAACGATACTAGCATCACGGCCGAGGTGGTCGTGCCGGCGGCGGATGAACCCACGAACAGAAAGATCGCCATGGTGACTAATAATTAG